A genomic window from Sporosarcina sp. Marseille-Q4063 includes:
- the purM gene encoding phosphoribosylformylglycinamidine cyclo-ligase, whose protein sequence is MSNAYEKAGVNIEAGYESVERMKSHVARTGRKGVAGTFGGFGGMFDLSALDYKEPVLISGTDGVGTKLKLAFMANKHDTIGVDCVAMCVNDIVAQGAEPLYFLDYIALGKAVPEKVEAIVKGIADGCVQSGAALIGGETAEMPGLYDVNEYDLAGFAVGACEKSDVVTGEKVVEGDVLVGIVSSGIHSNGFSLVRKIVFEDEGYEIDSLIAGYEELGTVGNALLEPTKIYAKPVLDMHKQLDIHSMGHITGGGFYENLPRMLPDGLAAEVELGSWEALPVFNMLKEKGALSDKDLYSVFNMGVGFIVALPEEEADKALQIAAEHGEKAFKIGRVIAGEGVVFNGEHDGSLD, encoded by the coding sequence ATGTCGAATGCTTATGAAAAAGCAGGAGTCAATATTGAAGCGGGTTATGAATCGGTTGAGCGTATGAAATCCCATGTTGCGCGTACGGGAAGAAAAGGAGTCGCGGGTACGTTTGGCGGCTTCGGTGGAATGTTCGATTTGTCGGCGCTTGATTATAAAGAGCCGGTATTGATCTCCGGTACGGACGGTGTTGGTACTAAATTGAAATTGGCTTTCATGGCTAATAAACATGATACGATCGGCGTCGATTGTGTCGCTATGTGTGTGAATGATATCGTGGCACAAGGCGCAGAACCATTATATTTTCTTGATTATATCGCGCTTGGAAAAGCAGTGCCTGAAAAAGTTGAAGCGATAGTAAAAGGAATCGCTGATGGTTGTGTTCAATCGGGCGCGGCGTTAATCGGCGGAGAAACGGCCGAGATGCCTGGACTGTACGATGTGAATGAGTATGATCTTGCTGGTTTTGCCGTTGGCGCTTGTGAAAAGAGCGATGTCGTTACCGGCGAAAAAGTAGTCGAAGGCGATGTACTAGTTGGGATTGTTTCAAGTGGAATTCATTCCAACGGATTTTCACTCGTTCGTAAAATCGTTTTTGAAGATGAAGGTTATGAAATCGATAGCTTGATCGCGGGGTATGAGGAGCTTGGAACAGTTGGAAATGCGCTTTTAGAGCCAACCAAAATCTATGCGAAGCCTGTATTGGACATGCATAAGCAACTTGATATCCATTCAATGGGGCATATTACGGGTGGGGGATTCTATGAGAATTTACCGCGCATGTTGCCGGATGGACTTGCTGCAGAAGTCGAACTCGGATCATGGGAAGCTTTGCCGGTATTCAATATGCTAAAAGAAAAAGGCGCGCTTTCGGATAAGGATCTGTACAGCGTATTCAATATGGGCGTTGGATTTATAGTTGCATTGCCAGAAGAGGAAGCTGATAAAGCTCTTCAAATTGCAGCTGAACATGGTGAAAAAGCGTTTAAAATCGGTCGTGTTATTGCGGGAGAAGGCGTCGTGTTTAACGGCGAGCATGACGGGAGCCTGGATTAA
- a CDS encoding bifunctional 2-polyprenyl-6-hydroxyphenol methylase/3-demethylubiquinol 3-O-methyltransferase UbiG has protein sequence MQFNEEMATEYDKGIRRTFPSYDSMFKLVQAYLRTNTEKDANILIVGAGGGTELALLGPTNPDWLFTAVDPARPMLDLARTKVEQLKMTDRVDFIEGTIEEVADGNLYDAATFLLVLHFIADNDEKLRQLKSIRQRLKPNAPFVLATMYGDLDDSGFNALFSLWKAYWLDSTNLSEVEVDEMEKSVRSLSFISEDEIELLLREAGFGSIAKFHQTNMFGGWICKAE, from the coding sequence ATGCAATTTAACGAGGAAATGGCTACGGAATATGATAAAGGGATAAGAAGGACATTTCCGTCATATGATTCTATGTTTAAACTTGTGCAAGCTTATCTTCGAACGAATACAGAAAAGGACGCGAACATTCTTATTGTTGGAGCAGGAGGGGGTACCGAACTCGCTTTATTAGGGCCGACAAACCCCGATTGGCTCTTCACAGCCGTAGACCCGGCCCGACCAATGCTTGATTTGGCGAGAACTAAAGTAGAGCAATTAAAGATGACAGATCGCGTTGACTTCATAGAAGGCACGATTGAAGAGGTTGCGGATGGAAATCTTTATGACGCGGCAACGTTCTTACTCGTTCTTCATTTTATTGCAGATAATGATGAAAAACTGCGGCAGTTGAAAAGCATTCGACAGCGACTAAAACCAAACGCACCGTTCGTCTTGGCAACGATGTATGGTGATTTGGATGACTCAGGATTCAACGCACTATTCTCGCTGTGGAAAGCATATTGGCTTGACTCGACAAATTTAAGCGAAGTTGAGGTCGATGAAATGGAAAAGAGCGTCCGATCCCTGTCTTTTATTTCAGAAGATGAGATTGAGTTACTCTTACGTGAAGCAGGATTTGGAAGTATCGCGAAATTCCATCAAACGAATATGTTTGGCGGTTGGATTTGTAAAGCTGAATAA
- a CDS encoding ABC transporter ATP-binding protein codes for MENIIEVESLEKIFANQTALEDVNFHVKKGEIFGFLGPSGSGKTTTIKILTGQLNETSGKATVFGEPVSGMKKGESRKKIGVLTDNSGLYGRLSIYNNLKLYCELYEVPLKRIDEVLAIVNLGNEKKKVVSKLSKGMLQRVILARTLLHKPTLLFLDEPTSALDPVNSQHIHNGLRELNARGTTIFLTTHDMNEAELLCDRVAFLNKGKIRLMDEPGKLRKQYSDSTVTVELKDDEKVVIKTTAEGAQQMFDYMSSNNVVAIHSNEPTLGDIFVEVTGRKLS; via the coding sequence ATGGAAAATATCATCGAAGTTGAATCTTTGGAAAAAATATTTGCAAATCAAACCGCACTTGAAGACGTAAATTTCCATGTTAAAAAAGGAGAAATCTTTGGATTTTTAGGTCCGAGCGGTTCTGGAAAAACGACTACTATTAAAATTTTGACGGGACAATTAAACGAGACAAGTGGAAAAGCAACTGTATTTGGAGAACCGGTTTCAGGAATGAAAAAAGGGGAGTCAAGGAAGAAAATCGGCGTACTCACGGATAATAGCGGTTTGTATGGAAGACTATCAATTTACAATAACTTGAAACTATATTGTGAGCTTTATGAAGTACCGCTAAAGCGAATTGACGAAGTATTAGCGATTGTGAATTTGGGAAATGAAAAGAAAAAAGTTGTATCAAAGTTATCGAAAGGAATGCTGCAACGTGTGATTCTTGCACGGACACTTTTACATAAGCCAACGTTGTTATTCCTAGATGAACCGACGTCTGCGCTTGATCCCGTGAATTCACAGCATATTCATAATGGACTGCGTGAATTGAATGCACGCGGAACAACGATTTTTCTTACAACTCATGATATGAATGAAGCAGAACTGCTTTGTGACCGGGTCGCATTTTTAAATAAGGGGAAAATTCGATTGATGGATGAGCCGGGAAAACTTAGAAAACAGTATTCGGATTCAACGGTAACTGTTGAATTGAAAGATGATGAAAAAGTTGTAATAAAGACAACAGCTGAAGGCGCACAGCAAATGTTCGATTATATGTCATCGAATAACGTGGTTGCCATTCATTCAAACGAACCGACATTGGGCGATATTTTTGTTGAAGTGACAGGGAGGAAATTATCATGA
- the purD gene encoding phosphoribosylamine--glycine ligase: MKVLIIGSGGREHAIARQFNVSPSVNKVFVAPGNDGMKEDAECVKISATDFEALASFAKKNDIALTFVGPEQPLAEGIVDYFAERGLQAFGPTKAAALIEGSKSFAKELMAKYDIPTAGYGTFTDAEEAKAFIREKGAPIVIKADGLAAGKGVIVAMTLEEALDAVDDMIGNQKFGESSSRVVVEEFLDGEEFSYMSFVHDGQIYPMVIAQDHKRAYDGDRGPNTGGMGAYSPVPQISQEVVDEAYEKVVVPTVEAMAAEGTPFTGILYAGLILTEDGPKVIEFNARFGDPEAQVVLPRMASDFGEFMAALMASKPFDLKWNDEAVLGVVVASDGYPEAVVKGSVLPNLDSLSGQGLDVFHAGTKLHDGNFVGNGGRVILIAAKADSLKEAQKNVYEGLSQLKWDGFFYRTDIGWRTFE, encoded by the coding sequence TTGAAGGTACTCATTATCGGGAGCGGCGGTCGTGAGCACGCGATTGCCAGACAGTTCAATGTCTCCCCTTCAGTTAATAAAGTATTTGTTGCACCTGGCAATGATGGCATGAAAGAAGACGCTGAATGTGTAAAAATTAGCGCGACGGATTTCGAAGCACTTGCTTCATTTGCGAAGAAGAATGATATTGCTTTAACATTTGTCGGTCCTGAACAGCCGCTAGCGGAAGGCATCGTGGATTACTTCGCGGAACGCGGATTACAAGCATTCGGTCCGACGAAAGCGGCGGCGCTAATTGAAGGCAGTAAATCATTCGCGAAAGAACTCATGGCGAAATATGATATTCCGACAGCTGGTTACGGAACATTTACAGATGCTGAAGAAGCGAAAGCATTCATCCGCGAAAAAGGCGCGCCGATTGTCATCAAAGCGGACGGACTCGCGGCTGGAAAGGGCGTTATCGTTGCGATGACGCTTGAAGAAGCGTTGGACGCGGTGGATGATATGATTGGCAATCAAAAATTCGGTGAATCTTCATCTCGTGTTGTCGTCGAGGAGTTCTTGGACGGCGAAGAGTTCTCATATATGTCGTTTGTCCACGACGGACAGATTTACCCAATGGTCATCGCGCAAGATCATAAGCGCGCGTATGATGGAGATAGAGGACCGAATACAGGCGGAATGGGCGCGTATTCACCTGTTCCACAAATTTCACAAGAAGTTGTGGATGAAGCTTATGAAAAAGTGGTCGTTCCGACTGTTGAAGCGATGGCGGCGGAAGGGACTCCGTTTACGGGGATTTTGTATGCGGGTTTAATACTCACTGAAGATGGTCCGAAAGTGATTGAATTTAACGCACGCTTCGGGGATCCGGAAGCACAAGTTGTTCTACCGCGTATGGCATCTGATTTTGGTGAATTTATGGCTGCACTTATGGCTAGTAAACCATTCGACTTAAAGTGGAATGATGAAGCAGTGCTTGGGGTTGTCGTAGCTTCTGATGGCTATCCTGAAGCTGTTGTGAAAGGGAGCGTATTACCGAATTTAGATTCGCTTTCAGGGCAAGGGCTGGATGTTTTTCATGCCGGAACAAAATTGCATGACGGAAACTTTGTCGGTAACGGTGGTCGAGTCATTCTAATTGCGGCGAAAGCAGACTCTTTAAAAGAAGCACAGAAAAATGTTTATGAAGGTTTATCGCAGCTGAAATGGGACGGATTTTTCTACCGTACTGATATTGGTTGGCGCACGTTTGAATAA
- a CDS encoding ABC transporter permease, giving the protein MAFIFGKMGADEIGTYYIAINLTMVTVAAFVQCSLIAEEKEKNTLRGLMLSPASTLEILGGKSLLSLVATLIMVVVSFLLMGYQPKNTFVIAIAIILSAIFFIILGTLLGLLSKSVMEASVLISPFMLVFGFGSMFTVFADEYPILKVMDYTPNIQLLTIAEKVESGIGIVGVSQNLGIIAVWIIVISLITIVVFKKRMTD; this is encoded by the coding sequence ATGGCTTTTATTTTTGGCAAGATGGGGGCAGATGAAATCGGAACGTATTATATAGCGATTAATTTGACGATGGTCACTGTGGCGGCATTTGTTCAGTGTAGCCTGATTGCTGAAGAGAAAGAGAAAAATACGTTGAGAGGTCTAATGCTTTCCCCTGCTTCGACGTTAGAAATACTTGGTGGGAAAAGCTTATTAAGTTTGGTGGCTACATTGATTATGGTTGTGGTTAGTTTTTTATTAATGGGCTATCAACCAAAGAATACTTTTGTTATAGCTATCGCAATCATTTTGTCTGCTATCTTTTTTATCATCTTAGGGACGCTACTTGGATTACTTTCTAAGTCAGTCATGGAAGCTTCTGTTCTTATTTCACCATTTATGCTGGTATTCGGTTTCGGATCGATGTTCACGGTTTTTGCTGACGAATATCCTATTTTGAAAGTGATGGATTACACACCGAACATTCAGCTTTTAACAATTGCAGAAAAAGTTGAAAGTGGTATTGGTATAGTAGGGGTATCCCAAAACCTTGGGATTATTGCGGTCTGGATAATCGTAATTTCACTTATAACAATTGTCGTTTTCAAAAAACGAATGACAGATTAA
- the purH gene encoding bifunctional phosphoribosylaminoimidazolecarboxamide formyltransferase/IMP cyclohydrolase — protein sequence MKKRALLSVSDKSGILEFAKALESLGYELLSTGGTMKHLADNGVAVTAVDEVTGFPEIMEGRVKTLNPLIHGGLLAKQDDPTHQAQMEEHGIQPIDIVCVNLYPFKETISKPDVSTEDAIENIDIGGPAMLRASAKNHAYVTVIVDATDYDQVLEELKADGQTTNETRRRLAAKVFRHTAAYDALIASFLTDLAGEEFPEQVTYTYELKQPLRYGENPHQKAAFYSRPLGSDFSIAYADQLHGKELSYNNIQDANAAIQIVKEFEGAAAVAVKHMNPCGVGTGETIFDAFNKAYEADPVSIFGGIIALNREVDAATAEKLSGIFLEIIIAPSFTEDAIEILTKKKNIRLLTISFDQNKQDNWNTVSVEGGLLMQEPDSYGFADAEIRVATDREPTEAEWEAMKLGWAVVKHVKSNAIVVSDDHMTLGVGAGQMNRVGAANIALTQAGERAKGAALASDAFFPMDDTVEAAAKAGITAIIQPGGSVKDEDSIKKANEYGITMVMTGVRHFKH from the coding sequence GTGAAAAAACGTGCACTGCTAAGCGTGTCGGACAAGAGCGGGATTTTGGAATTTGCAAAAGCGCTAGAAAGTCTCGGCTATGAATTATTATCTACGGGCGGAACGATGAAACATTTGGCGGACAACGGTGTCGCAGTAACGGCTGTTGATGAAGTGACGGGATTCCCTGAAATTATGGAAGGCCGCGTGAAGACGCTTAACCCGTTAATTCACGGGGGACTGCTTGCGAAACAAGATGATCCAACTCATCAAGCGCAAATGGAAGAGCACGGGATTCAACCGATTGATATCGTTTGTGTCAACTTGTATCCGTTCAAAGAGACAATTTCAAAACCTGATGTATCGACTGAGGACGCGATTGAAAATATCGATATCGGCGGTCCGGCAATGCTTCGTGCATCTGCGAAAAACCATGCTTATGTCACGGTGATTGTCGATGCGACTGATTACGACCAAGTTCTTGAGGAATTAAAAGCGGATGGGCAAACGACAAACGAAACGCGCAGACGTCTCGCGGCGAAAGTTTTCCGCCATACAGCGGCTTATGATGCATTGATTGCGAGTTTCTTGACGGATCTTGCAGGTGAAGAGTTCCCGGAGCAAGTGACTTATACATACGAATTAAAACAACCACTTCGTTACGGTGAAAACCCGCATCAAAAAGCAGCGTTTTACAGTCGTCCGCTTGGTTCGGATTTCTCAATCGCATATGCGGATCAGTTACATGGTAAAGAATTATCGTACAACAATATTCAAGACGCCAATGCTGCGATTCAAATCGTGAAAGAATTTGAAGGCGCCGCGGCAGTGGCAGTTAAACATATGAATCCTTGCGGTGTTGGGACTGGCGAAACGATTTTCGATGCGTTCAATAAAGCATACGAAGCGGATCCAGTGTCCATTTTCGGCGGCATTATTGCTTTGAATCGTGAAGTGGATGCGGCAACTGCGGAAAAGTTATCAGGTATATTCCTTGAAATTATCATTGCGCCTTCATTCACAGAAGATGCGATTGAGATTTTAACGAAGAAGAAAAACATTCGTTTACTGACAATTTCATTCGATCAAAACAAACAAGACAACTGGAATACAGTTTCTGTTGAAGGCGGTCTTTTAATGCAAGAGCCTGACTCGTATGGATTTGCGGATGCTGAAATACGTGTCGCGACAGACCGCGAGCCGACGGAAGCTGAGTGGGAAGCGATGAAACTTGGTTGGGCAGTTGTGAAACATGTGAAATCGAACGCGATTGTTGTTTCGGATGATCATATGACGCTTGGCGTCGGTGCGGGGCAGATGAACCGTGTCGGTGCAGCGAATATTGCACTTACTCAAGCAGGCGAACGTGCAAAAGGTGCTGCACTGGCATCTGACGCATTTTTCCCGATGGATGATACAGTCGAAGCGGCTGCGAAAGCGGGCATTACGGCAATTATCCAGCCGGGCGGTTCTGTGAAAGACGAAGATTCGATTAAGAAAGCGAACGAATACGGGATTACGATGGTAATGACCGGCGTTCGTCATTTCAAACACTAA
- the purN gene encoding phosphoribosylglycinamide formyltransferase, whose product MARKTKIAVFASGSGSNFTAIEEACRNGELNAEIALVVTNKPEAYVVERAEKAGIPVAAFRPKDYASRELYEAAILESLHEVEAEWLVLAGYMRLVGSTLLAAYPSRIVNIHPSLLPSFPGKDAIGQAIEHGVKVTGVTVHLVDEGMDTGPILAQHAVEVVDGDVEKTAEAIHAVEHFLYKDTLSELFSRS is encoded by the coding sequence ATGGCACGGAAAACAAAAATTGCTGTATTCGCTTCTGGAAGCGGAAGTAATTTTACAGCAATCGAAGAGGCATGCAGAAACGGCGAGTTAAATGCGGAAATTGCTTTAGTCGTAACAAATAAACCCGAGGCGTATGTAGTAGAACGTGCTGAAAAAGCCGGCATTCCAGTTGCTGCGTTTCGTCCGAAAGACTATGCGTCTAGAGAACTTTATGAGGCGGCAATTCTGGAGTCGCTTCATGAAGTAGAGGCGGAATGGCTTGTGCTTGCAGGCTATATGCGGCTTGTCGGGTCTACGCTTCTGGCTGCATATCCATCTCGGATCGTCAATATTCATCCTTCGCTGCTACCGTCTTTTCCTGGAAAAGATGCAATTGGACAAGCAATCGAGCACGGTGTGAAAGTCACTGGCGTTACCGTTCATCTTGTCGATGAAGGAATGGATACGGGCCCGATACTTGCGCAACATGCAGTGGAAGTTGTTGACGGCGATGTCGAAAAGACGGCGGAGGCAATTCACGCTGTTGAACATTTTTTATATAAAGATACTTTGAGTGAATTGTTTAGTCGGTCGTGA
- a CDS encoding LytTR family transcriptional regulator DNA-binding domain-containing protein — protein sequence MVLKFNNVEKRLSDSLVFPAFNLHIVGTKVTAIYSSLNVRNTILQMLTKEIPVVIGEISIDNIDLSKVNLSEIGFSFLSEGLYERLTVEEHLRLYSVLYSTTESIPSILREVHLEKKRKIRVKKLSYSEQKRISFAKLLIQNPELYIFEEPDQNVDFETQRIFILIIERLRNEGKSVLILTSNLESAITIANRVFKLDENGLQEIQMASESEKEESKDRPSDEIPQEEIQPVRFEKIPTKVNEKIVLFDPPEIAYIESNDGQTFLHIKGEEFPTTFTLNELEKRLQHFGFFRCHRSYIVNLQKVREVITWTRNSYSLILDDDEKSSIPLSKSKMGELKAMLGLK from the coding sequence ATGGTCCTGAAATTCAATAATGTAGAGAAAAGATTGAGTGATTCACTCGTTTTTCCAGCATTCAACTTGCATATAGTCGGAACTAAAGTGACTGCTATTTATTCTAGCTTGAATGTACGAAATACAATTTTACAAATGTTAACAAAAGAAATTCCTGTAGTAATCGGCGAGATATCTATAGACAACATTGATCTATCAAAAGTAAATCTTTCTGAAATCGGATTTTCATTCCTGAGTGAGGGTTTGTATGAGCGGTTAACTGTTGAAGAACATCTTCGTTTATACAGCGTGCTGTACAGTACAACTGAATCGATTCCTTCAATACTTAGAGAAGTTCATCTTGAGAAGAAGCGAAAGATAAGGGTGAAAAAACTATCTTATTCTGAACAAAAACGAATTTCATTCGCTAAACTTCTCATTCAAAATCCTGAACTGTATATTTTTGAGGAACCAGACCAAAATGTAGACTTTGAGACACAACGCATTTTTATCCTAATCATTGAACGATTGCGAAATGAAGGGAAAAGCGTGCTTATCCTAACGAGTAATCTGGAGAGCGCCATTACGATAGCAAATCGCGTTTTTAAATTAGATGAAAATGGCTTGCAGGAAATTCAAATGGCAAGTGAATCTGAAAAAGAAGAATCCAAAGATAGGCCAAGTGATGAAATACCCCAAGAAGAGATTCAACCCGTACGTTTTGAAAAAATCCCGACAAAAGTGAATGAAAAGATTGTCCTATTCGATCCACCTGAAATTGCTTATATTGAAAGTAATGACGGGCAGACATTTTTACATATTAAGGGGGAAGAATTTCCGACGACGTTTACACTAAATGAGCTCGAAAAACGTCTTCAACATTTCGGCTTTTTCCGTTGTCATCGTTCTTATATTGTGAACCTCCAAAAAGTCCGAGAAGTAATTACATGGACGCGAAATAGTTATAGCCTTATTTTGGATGACGATGAAAAGTCGTCAATTCCTCTTTCAAAATCAAAAATGGGCGAATTAAAAGCAATGTTGGGCCTGAAATAA
- the purF gene encoding amidophosphoribosyltransferase — protein sequence MLAELRGLNEECGVFGIWGHEDAAQISYYGLHALQHRGQEGAGIVTKDSKGLHVHKGEGLVNEVFSGDEIHDLTGNAAIGQVRYSSENGRGIENVQPLVFRSTTGSLSVAHNGNLVNAAELREHLERQGSIFQTNSDTEVLAHLIKRSNGTPRQRDRVKKALSMLKGAFAFVILTEDGLLIAQDPNGLRPLSLGKMGDAWVVASETCAFDIIGAESVRSVEPGELIIINDQGLHSERFAPAADSAMCSMEYVYFARPDSDIDGINIHSARKRCGKRLAREVQIEADVVTGVPDSSISAAIGFSEESGIPYELGLIKSRYVGRTFIQPSQELREQGVKMKLSPVRQVVNGKRVVMVDDSIVRGTTSRRIVKMLKEAGATEVHVVIASPPLVSPCFYGVDISTDSELIATNRSVEEVRELIEADSLTFLSPEGMLESIGRPDKTKNCGQCLACFTGEYPTEIYADTVMPHEKEISR from the coding sequence ATGCTTGCTGAACTCAGAGGCTTAAACGAAGAGTGCGGCGTGTTTGGAATTTGGGGTCATGAGGATGCGGCGCAGATCAGTTATTATGGTCTGCACGCATTGCAACACCGCGGTCAAGAAGGCGCTGGTATTGTTACGAAGGATAGTAAAGGGCTTCATGTTCATAAAGGTGAAGGCCTTGTCAATGAAGTGTTTTCTGGTGATGAAATCCATGATTTAACTGGAAACGCTGCAATTGGACAAGTGCGTTATTCGTCAGAGAATGGTCGTGGAATTGAAAATGTTCAGCCGCTTGTGTTTCGTTCAACGACGGGAAGCCTCTCGGTCGCACATAACGGTAACCTCGTAAATGCGGCAGAACTTCGGGAGCATCTTGAGCGACAAGGCAGTATTTTTCAGACGAATTCGGATACTGAAGTGCTTGCGCATTTAATCAAAAGAAGTAATGGTACGCCGAGACAGCGCGACCGTGTGAAAAAAGCATTGTCGATGTTAAAAGGCGCTTTTGCGTTTGTCATTTTGACGGAAGATGGTTTGCTGATTGCGCAGGATCCAAATGGTCTTCGTCCGTTATCCTTGGGAAAAATGGGCGATGCGTGGGTTGTTGCATCGGAAACATGTGCATTTGATATTATCGGTGCAGAAAGCGTTCGGTCGGTCGAACCTGGCGAATTAATCATTATTAATGACCAAGGTCTTCATTCGGAACGGTTTGCACCAGCTGCAGATTCTGCAATGTGCTCGATGGAATATGTATATTTTGCACGACCTGACTCGGATATCGACGGAATTAATATCCACTCGGCTCGGAAGCGTTGCGGCAAGAGGCTTGCGCGTGAAGTGCAGATTGAAGCGGATGTTGTTACTGGAGTGCCGGATTCAAGTATTTCAGCTGCTATCGGTTTTTCAGAGGAAAGTGGAATTCCGTATGAGCTAGGTCTTATTAAAAGCCGTTATGTAGGGAGAACATTCATCCAACCTTCGCAGGAATTACGTGAGCAAGGCGTCAAAATGAAATTATCTCCCGTGCGTCAAGTTGTTAATGGTAAACGAGTCGTCATGGTGGATGATTCAATTGTTCGCGGTACTACGTCTAGGCGGATTGTGAAAATGTTGAAAGAAGCGGGTGCGACAGAAGTGCATGTTGTCATCGCGTCGCCACCGTTAGTCAGTCCATGTTTTTACGGCGTTGATATTAGCACGGATTCTGAATTGATCGCGACAAATCGTTCAGTTGAAGAAGTTCGCGAATTAATTGAAGCGGATTCACTGACATTTTTATCGCCGGAAGGCATGTTGGAATCAATTGGACGACCTGATAAAACGAAAAACTGCGGACAATGTCTCGCGTGCTTTACTGGCGAGTATCCGACGGAGATTTATGCAGATACAGTTATGCCGCACGAAAAAGAAATTAGCAGATAG